In Deinococcus cellulosilyticus NBRC 106333 = KACC 11606, a single window of DNA contains:
- the cas3 gene encoding CRISPR-associated helicase Cas3' produces MAEFWAHTPTNTTPPHLLREHLRTVTDRTLQHVRHYRVPHVQDYARIIGLLHDLGKYKLEFQTLRLNYDPRTGQRTTNPEGKVDHSSLGAFVTRHNYKATDQGFNVMSQVIAAHHAGLHTLSHLEGRIQECSRDREGFTEAFKNAIHELPEINQLPRQVLPAPFKRQLSNEFFTRMLLSALVDADFMDTEAHCSPQKSSLRTHPQASLEVLNARLEEQQQQFQPNSSVNVLRQEMYQKVIAQAKLPTGFFRLSMPTGAGKTRTSLAFALQHALHHDLSRVIYAIPFTSIIDQTAQVFKDLLNQGNEENVLEHHSALDPKNIDALDTRSWIKLTSENWNAPVVVTTTVQLFESLFANRTSQLRKLHNIAGSVLVLDEVQTLPAKLLKPIMDTLSELVSCYQVTVVFCTATQPAFDAASGLNFTELQQARDLLPDAAKYFEALKRVKYHLDTETPKSWEDIAEELKEHPQVLCILNTRPQSRELFDALQDPQAIQLSTWLFPKHRKMLLKRIRRQLQKGLPCRVISTQLIECGVDVDFPVVYRALGPLDALVQAAGRCNREGKMADLGQVVIFRPEVPNYPRDEYFIRVQETEKLLKRSIDLDDPQIFQAYFTQVHRNVEQKKDEHGKTIQDYRQQYDYPAVKQMFRMIDSDMVSVVITRMHARKHTVELKRPQELLKTLEHAEHPGKDLWRELQQYTVSIYVNQVPKLQRHLRQITRTVTNRDGSSKTIEMQLYEWRGIYDFQKGLVAEDDLSLFVN; encoded by the coding sequence ATGGCAGAGTTCTGGGCACACACTCCAACCAACACCACTCCACCCCATTTGCTGAGAGAGCACCTGAGGACCGTCACAGACCGCACCTTGCAACACGTCAGGCATTACCGGGTGCCACATGTGCAGGATTACGCCCGCATCATTGGGCTTTTGCATGACCTGGGGAAATACAAGCTGGAATTTCAGACTTTAAGGCTCAATTACGACCCTCGCACAGGCCAGAGAACCACCAACCCTGAAGGCAAAGTGGACCATTCCAGTCTGGGTGCCTTTGTGACCAGACACAACTACAAAGCAACGGATCAAGGTTTCAATGTGATGTCTCAGGTGATCGCTGCCCACCACGCAGGTTTGCACACCCTCAGCCATCTCGAAGGACGCATTCAGGAATGCAGCAGAGACAGAGAGGGGTTCACAGAAGCTTTCAAAAACGCCATTCACGAACTTCCAGAGATCAACCAGCTTCCCAGGCAAGTCCTGCCTGCCCCCTTCAAACGCCAGCTCAGCAATGAGTTTTTCACCCGCATGCTGCTGAGTGCACTGGTGGATGCCGACTTCATGGACACCGAGGCCCACTGCAGCCCCCAGAAATCCAGCCTGAGGACCCATCCACAGGCCAGCCTGGAGGTGCTGAATGCACGCCTGGAAGAACAGCAGCAACAGTTCCAGCCCAATTCCAGCGTCAATGTGCTCAGGCAGGAGATGTACCAGAAGGTGATCGCTCAGGCGAAACTGCCCACAGGGTTCTTCAGGCTCTCCATGCCCACTGGAGCAGGAAAAACCCGCACTTCACTGGCTTTCGCCCTGCAGCACGCCCTGCACCATGACCTCTCAAGGGTGATTTATGCGATTCCCTTCACCAGCATCATTGACCAGACTGCACAGGTCTTCAAAGACCTCCTGAATCAGGGCAATGAAGAAAACGTGCTGGAGCACCACAGTGCCCTGGACCCCAAAAACATAGATGCTCTGGACACCCGCAGCTGGATCAAGCTCACCAGTGAAAACTGGAATGCCCCTGTGGTCGTGACCACCACCGTGCAGCTTTTTGAGAGCCTGTTTGCAAACCGCACCAGCCAGCTTCGCAAACTGCACAACATCGCTGGATCGGTGCTGGTGCTGGACGAAGTGCAAACCCTCCCTGCAAAACTGCTGAAACCCATCATGGACACCCTGAGTGAACTGGTGTCCTGCTATCAGGTCACCGTGGTTTTCTGCACAGCCACCCAGCCTGCTTTTGATGCAGCAAGTGGTCTGAACTTCACCGAATTGCAGCAGGCCAGGGACCTGCTTCCAGACGCAGCAAAATACTTCGAGGCCTTAAAACGGGTGAAGTACCATCTGGACACCGAAACCCCAAAAAGCTGGGAAGACATTGCCGAAGAACTGAAAGAGCATCCTCAGGTCCTGTGCATTCTGAACACCAGACCCCAGTCCAGAGAACTTTTCGATGCCCTGCAGGACCCTCAGGCCATTCAACTCTCCACCTGGCTTTTTCCAAAACACCGCAAAATGCTTTTGAAACGCATCCGCAGGCAGCTGCAGAAAGGACTTCCCTGCAGGGTGATTTCCACACAGCTGATCGAATGCGGGGTGGATGTGGATTTCCCGGTGGTCTACCGGGCCCTTGGACCGCTCGATGCCCTGGTGCAGGCCGCTGGGCGCTGCAACCGGGAAGGCAAGATGGCAGATCTGGGGCAGGTGGTCATCTTCCGACCCGAGGTCCCCAACTACCCCAGAGATGAGTACTTCATCCGGGTGCAGGAAACCGAGAAACTCCTGAAACGCAGCATCGATCTGGACGACCCGCAGATTTTTCAGGCTTATTTCACCCAGGTGCACCGGAACGTCGAGCAGAAAAAAGACGAGCACGGCAAAACCATCCAGGATTACCGCCAGCAGTACGACTACCCGGCAGTGAAGCAGATGTTCAGGATGATCGATTCAGACATGGTGTCTGTGGTCATCACCCGCATGCATGCCAGAAAGCACACCGTGGAACTCAAACGACCCCAGGAACTGCTGAAAACCCTGGAACACGCAGAACACCCAGGCAAGGACCTCTGGCGCGAACTGCAGCAGTACACGGTCAGCATTTACGTGAATCAGGTCCCGAAGCTGCAAAGGCACCTCAGGCAGATCACCCGGACCGTCACAAACAGGGATGGCAGCAGCAAAACCATCGAAATGCAGCTTTATGAGTGGAGGGGCATTTACGACTTTCAGAAAGGACTGGTGGCCGAAGATGACTTGAGCCTGTTTGTGAATTAA
- the cas5c gene encoding type I-C CRISPR-associated protein Cas5c, which yields MLTLKVWAEHACFTRPENKVERVTYDVMTPSAARGVLEAIFWKPQIRWKVREIWVLKPIRHHSILRNEVNSTASASSARKWVQSGGGYFAEEDRAQRHALILRDVEYIIHADLELLPHATDPIQKYLEMFRRRAEKGQAHHQPYLGNREFTASFSPIEGHEKPIDVTDDLGRMLFDVQYSQSSKGKIKFMQHDAQGSRVASGVATPRFFQARLEKGILHVPQELYGGA from the coding sequence GTGTTGACCCTCAAAGTGTGGGCAGAACACGCATGTTTCACGCGCCCGGAAAACAAGGTGGAGCGTGTCACTTACGACGTGATGACCCCGAGTGCCGCCCGTGGGGTGCTCGAAGCCATTTTCTGGAAGCCCCAGATCCGATGGAAGGTGCGGGAAATCTGGGTGCTGAAACCCATCAGGCATCACTCGATCCTCAGGAATGAGGTGAACAGCACAGCCTCTGCCAGCAGTGCCAGAAAATGGGTGCAATCTGGAGGGGGGTACTTCGCAGAGGAGGACCGCGCCCAGCGTCACGCTCTGATCCTCAGGGATGTGGAGTACATCATTCACGCGGATCTTGAACTTCTTCCCCATGCCACCGATCCCATTCAGAAGTACCTGGAGATGTTCAGGAGGAGGGCAGAGAAAGGGCAGGCCCACCATCAGCCTTATCTGGGGAACCGGGAATTCACAGCGTCCTTCTCCCCCATTGAGGGGCACGAAAAGCCCATCGATGTGACCGACGATCTGGGGAGAATGCTGTTTGACGTGCAGTACAGCCAGAGCAGCAAGGGAAAAATCAAATTCATGCAGCACGACGCGCAGGGGAGCAGGGTTGCTTCTGGCGTTGCCACCCCCAGGTTCTTTCAGGCCCGTCTGGAAAAAGGCATCCTGCACGTCCCACAAGAGCTTTATGGAGGTGCGTGA
- the cas8c gene encoding type I-C CRISPR-associated protein Cas8c/Csd1 — protein MLLAELVKLSERMEQEKATLEDAQTVPSGYQMQAIKAFISLDLDGNFIEVNFTSGQKGKKDLGQSYAVPHVMRSSGTRAKLLSDNGEYVLGYPKKEGDPKVVERHQAFVQTLQACFEATQNPHVEAILKYLRAFSLEDLKPHLTDAYLPDMNVSFEVGGIRPFELPEIQQFWKTRVMGGSTDTPDAHDDPSGLQSLISGKTGTIMEREPVKIKGIPDGQTSGMNFISANAGAFESYGLEASQIAPVLVQEAEQYANALNALLKDPNTCLRLGGMVYVFWTREGTTPPVGLMLSQPSDALGEGFFDAFLTEDVTFKATSRPEQIRDALKGVFSDGQKNLDLEKTDFFAVGLSASGSRVVVRHHIKTSVAALLGTLGYYYAAQHVVSGWSGQGEIHGIYSLIASMYRDARKEMTRFDADHLLAFAFSKEPLPYTFLQRAVQRNRAEKRVTHPRAALLKTTLISRGRLNMGELEQLDTTFADPAYHLGRLLAVLDDIQGAVMRANATLVDRYYGSLSTTPASVLGRLLQGTQHHLARLRKDKPGVYNLKQRQLEEVLQHLKPGTIPRVMTLEGQSLFGLGYYHQKAQISQAIQEKSAQKKAQNPQNPLFDEKESNDE, from the coding sequence ATGCTGCTCGCTGAACTCGTGAAGCTCTCGGAACGCATGGAGCAGGAAAAGGCCACCCTGGAAGATGCCCAGACGGTACCCTCTGGATACCAGATGCAGGCCATCAAAGCTTTTATTTCTCTTGATCTGGATGGGAATTTTATTGAAGTGAATTTCACTTCAGGGCAGAAAGGCAAGAAGGATCTGGGTCAATCATATGCGGTACCACATGTGATGAGGTCTTCCGGGACCAGGGCAAAACTGCTGAGCGACAATGGAGAATATGTCCTCGGGTATCCCAAAAAAGAGGGAGATCCGAAGGTGGTAGAGCGGCATCAGGCTTTTGTGCAGACCCTGCAGGCCTGCTTTGAGGCCACCCAGAATCCACATGTGGAAGCCATCCTGAAGTACCTCAGGGCTTTCTCTCTGGAAGACCTGAAACCCCATCTGACAGATGCCTACCTGCCCGACATGAATGTGAGTTTCGAGGTGGGCGGCATCCGGCCCTTTGAACTGCCTGAAATCCAGCAGTTCTGGAAAACCAGGGTGATGGGTGGAAGCACTGACACTCCAGATGCTCATGATGACCCTTCTGGTCTGCAGTCCCTGATTTCAGGGAAAACAGGCACCATCATGGAGCGGGAACCCGTCAAGATCAAAGGGATTCCTGATGGACAGACCAGTGGCATGAATTTCATCTCAGCCAACGCTGGAGCTTTTGAGTCCTATGGTCTTGAGGCCTCCCAGATTGCTCCTGTGCTGGTGCAGGAAGCCGAACAATACGCCAATGCCCTGAATGCCCTGCTCAAAGACCCGAACACCTGCCTCAGGCTCGGAGGCATGGTTTACGTGTTCTGGACCAGAGAAGGCACCACACCTCCTGTGGGCCTGATGCTCAGTCAGCCGTCAGATGCACTGGGAGAGGGTTTTTTTGATGCCTTCCTGACCGAAGATGTGACCTTCAAAGCCACCAGTCGCCCTGAGCAGATTCGGGATGCCCTGAAAGGCGTGTTCTCAGACGGCCAGAAAAACCTGGATCTGGAAAAGACCGATTTTTTCGCGGTGGGCCTCTCCGCCAGTGGGTCCAGGGTGGTGGTCCGGCACCACATCAAGACCTCGGTGGCTGCATTGCTGGGCACCCTCGGATATTACTACGCTGCCCAGCATGTGGTTTCTGGCTGGTCCGGTCAGGGAGAAATACACGGAATTTACAGCCTGATTGCCAGCATGTACCGGGATGCCCGCAAGGAAATGACCCGCTTTGATGCAGACCACCTTTTGGCTTTTGCCTTCAGCAAAGAACCTCTGCCCTACACCTTCCTGCAAAGGGCCGTACAGCGGAACCGGGCTGAGAAGCGCGTCACCCACCCCAGAGCGGCACTGCTGAAAACCACCTTGATTTCCAGAGGGAGACTGAACATGGGAGAACTTGAACAGCTGGACACCACTTTCGCAGACCCCGCCTACCACCTTGGGCGACTGCTCGCCGTGCTGGATGACATTCAGGGGGCCGTCATGCGGGCCAATGCCACCCTGGTGGACCGTTATTACGGCTCCCTCAGCACCACACCTGCCAGCGTGCTCGGCAGGCTCCTGCAAGGCACGCAGCACCACCTGGCCCGGCTCAGGAAGGACAAACCCGGCGTGTACAACCTCAAACAGCGCCAACTCGAAGAAGTGCTGCAGCACCTGAAACCCGGCACCATTCCCAGGGTGATGACCCTGGAAGGACAGTCCCTGTTTGGTCTGGGGTATTACCACCAGAAAGCCCAGATCAGTCAGGCCATTCAGGAAAAATCAGCCCAGAAGAAAGCCCAGAACCCCCAGAATCCCCTCTTCGATGAAAAGGAGTCCAACGATGAGTGA
- the cas7c gene encoding type I-C CRISPR-associated protein Cas7/Csd2: MSDRPYTNAAVRHEFVLVFDVQNGNPNGDPDAGNLPRIDPETGRGIVTDVALKRKVRNYIDALKGNEERYKIYVQQGAILNERNMRAYKELGKDPKKATGKDISDTRRWMCDNFYDIRTFGAVMSTEINCGQVRGPIQLTFAQSVDPILGMDIPITRVALTNPGKNTEQVEGSESQATHGTMGRKAYVPYGLYVAKGFFVPSFATDTKFNDEDLEVFWQALINMWDLDRSASRGMTSCRGLYVFSHDSALGNAPAHKLLDRIQIRRQDGTEAARSYNDYQVDVQGEGLPNGVTLTVLTEG; encoded by the coding sequence ATGAGTGACAGACCCTACACCAACGCTGCTGTTCGCCATGAGTTCGTGCTGGTTTTCGACGTGCAAAATGGGAACCCCAACGGCGACCCGGACGCCGGGAATCTTCCCCGCATCGATCCAGAGACTGGACGGGGCATTGTCACCGATGTGGCCCTGAAGCGCAAAGTGCGCAACTACATCGACGCCCTCAAAGGAAACGAGGAGCGCTACAAGATTTACGTGCAGCAAGGGGCCATCCTCAACGAGCGCAACATGCGGGCCTACAAGGAACTGGGGAAAGATCCCAAAAAGGCCACAGGGAAGGACATCTCAGACACCCGCAGGTGGATGTGTGACAACTTTTATGACATTCGCACGTTCGGGGCCGTGATGAGCACCGAAATCAACTGTGGTCAGGTGCGCGGACCCATCCAGCTCACTTTTGCACAATCCGTGGACCCGATTCTGGGCATGGACATCCCGATCACCCGTGTGGCCCTCACCAACCCTGGCAAGAACACCGAACAGGTGGAAGGGAGTGAAAGTCAGGCCACCCACGGGACCATGGGCCGCAAAGCTTACGTCCCATATGGACTGTATGTCGCCAAAGGTTTCTTTGTGCCCAGCTTTGCCACAGACACCAAATTCAACGATGAAGACCTTGAAGTGTTCTGGCAGGCCCTGATCAACATGTGGGACCTGGACCGCAGTGCCTCACGCGGGATGACCAGTTGCAGGGGTCTTTACGTGTTCAGCCATGACAGTGCCCTCGGGAATGCCCCTGCCCACAAACTGCTGGACCGCATCCAGATCAGGCGGCAAGACGGCACCGAAGCTGCACGCAGTTACAACGACTATCAGGTGGATGTGCAAGGTGAAGGGCTGCCCAATGGTGTGACCCTGACTGTGCTGACCGAGGGATGA
- the cas4 gene encoding CRISPR-associated protein Cas4 has protein sequence MQVVSLSALQHYLFCPRQCALIHVEQVWEDNLYTERGNRQHQKVDVPRSEKRPGVRQEYAMPLWSESLQLSGKGDLIEFLKDGTPYPVEHKVGRKLKLADQIQLCAQALCLEDMFQRPVPSGALFYHSIRTRKEVEFTPELRQLTLDTIDQTRNLLENLLLPRAQYDERCTHCSLIDLCLPEAHQVFEPEDPCKPS, from the coding sequence ATGCAGGTGGTGTCCCTGTCGGCCCTGCAGCATTATCTGTTCTGCCCCAGGCAGTGCGCCCTGATCCACGTGGAACAGGTGTGGGAAGACAACCTGTACACCGAAAGGGGCAACAGACAGCATCAGAAAGTGGATGTTCCCCGCAGTGAGAAACGGCCAGGGGTGCGGCAGGAATACGCCATGCCCCTGTGGAGTGAAAGCCTGCAGCTCTCCGGGAAAGGGGACCTGATCGAATTCCTGAAAGACGGCACCCCTTACCCCGTGGAGCACAAAGTGGGCCGCAAACTCAAGTTGGCTGATCAGATCCAGCTCTGCGCCCAGGCCCTGTGCCTTGAAGACATGTTCCAGCGCCCTGTTCCCAGCGGGGCGCTTTTCTACCACAGCATCAGGACCAGAAAAGAGGTGGAATTCACCCCGGAACTCCGGCAACTCACCCTGGACACCATTGACCAGACCCGCAACCTGCTGGAAAACCTCCTGCTTCCCAGAGCCCAGTACGATGAGCGCTGCACCCACTGCTCTCTGATCGACCTGTGCCTCCCGGAAGCCCACCAGGTCTTTGAACCGGAGGACCCATGCAAACCCTCCTGA
- the cas1c gene encoding type I-C CRISPR-associated endonuclease Cas1c, which yields MQTLLNTLYIQTQGTYLNLDHETIKIQLEGQTRQHVPLHHISGVCVFGNVSISPFLIHKCAREGKTITWLTETGRFQARTEGPISGNVLLRQAQHLALSNPEQTHRIALQFVLGKLQNSRAVLQRHKRDYPDSELEAPIQSLQSSIRSLQNCSHLDTLRGIEGNAGADYFSVFPVLIRNGQFHFTDRNKRPPRDATNALLSFIYALLTSDCSSAIQAVGMDPQLGYLHVLRPGRPALALDLMEEFRSWFADRLALSLINRQQIQPQHFEERPGGAVLLNDTGRKEVLMAYQKRKQESLLHPLFKNPIPIGLIFHVQARLLARHLRGDLDLYPPYRWK from the coding sequence ATGCAAACCCTCCTGAACACCCTCTACATCCAGACACAAGGCACTTACCTGAATCTGGACCACGAAACCATCAAAATCCAGCTGGAAGGACAGACCCGACAGCACGTTCCCCTGCACCACATTTCGGGGGTGTGCGTGTTCGGGAATGTGAGCATCAGCCCGTTTCTGATTCACAAGTGCGCCAGGGAAGGCAAAACCATCACCTGGCTCACCGAAACCGGGCGTTTTCAGGCCCGCACAGAAGGCCCCATCAGCGGGAATGTGCTGCTCAGGCAGGCGCAACATCTGGCCCTCAGCAACCCGGAGCAGACCCACCGAATTGCCCTGCAATTCGTGCTCGGGAAACTGCAGAATTCCAGGGCTGTCCTGCAAAGGCACAAACGCGATTACCCTGACTCGGAACTTGAAGCACCCATTCAGTCCCTCCAGAGCAGCATCCGCAGCCTGCAAAACTGCAGCCATCTGGACACCCTGAGGGGCATTGAAGGAAACGCAGGTGCAGACTACTTCTCGGTCTTCCCTGTGCTCATTCGCAACGGGCAATTTCATTTCACAGACCGCAACAAACGCCCACCCCGCGACGCCACCAACGCCCTCCTGTCCTTCATTTACGCCCTCCTCACAAGTGACTGCAGCTCAGCCATTCAGGCTGTTGGTATGGACCCCCAACTGGGCTATTTGCATGTGCTTAGACCCGGCAGGCCCGCACTGGCCCTTGACCTGATGGAAGAATTCCGCAGCTGGTTCGCGGACCGACTGGCCCTCAGCCTGATCAACCGCCAGCAAATTCAGCCCCAGCATTTCGAAGAACGGCCCGGAGGTGCAGTCCTGCTGAACGACACAGGCCGCAAAGAAGTCCTGATGGCCTACCAGAAACGCAAGCAGGAATCCCTGCTGCACCCTCTCTTCAAAAACCCCATCCCCATCGGACTGATTTTTCACGTGCAGGCCAGGCTCCTCGCGCGGCACCTGCGTGGAGATCTGGACCTGTATCCTCCATACAGGTGGAAATGA
- the cas2 gene encoding CRISPR-associated endonuclease Cas2: MDVLITYDVNTQTREGRRRLRKIATACQNYGQRVQLSVFECTINQMQLETLEAKLLGIMDVEQDSLRIYVLKTGREKALKVYGLDHYVDFQDPLIL, translated from the coding sequence ATGGATGTGCTCATCACCTACGATGTCAACACCCAGACCCGTGAAGGCCGCAGACGCCTCCGCAAGATCGCCACCGCATGCCAGAATTACGGCCAGCGGGTGCAGCTCAGTGTCTTCGAATGCACCATCAACCAGATGCAGCTCGAAACCCTGGAAGCAAAACTGCTTGGCATCATGGATGTTGAGCAAGACAGCCTCAGGATTTACGTCCTCAAAACAGGACGCGAGAAAGCCCTGAAGGTTTACGGACTGGACCACTATGTGGACTTCCAGGACCCCCTGATTCTGTAA
- a CDS encoding C39 family peptidase: MKALGIFFLFSTASAAPQLVTLTGIQHEYQGYNNCGPTTLGMYLSYWGSPLRQQNIAPILKPNTQDKNVSPQQIVKYVQSKGFKVHHGLAGNSGTLKQLLAARIPVMVETWMEDPTEGGMGHYRLLVGYNDKAGHFLAHDSYLGPNLKLPYRQFDQRWQVFNRTFLVVYPRSQAKKIETLLSWRTSSIRTRKHALKVALTETRSTPGNPYAWFNLGSTLTRLNSPISALKAFRKAEKLGLPERMLWYQFEPFQAYSQQKQPQKVLQLARQVLRKAPDHEEALYWRGQAHLQLNQKSAAKQSFRQALKFRPTFGRAQEALKGTEG; encoded by the coding sequence ATGAAAGCACTGGGGATTTTTTTCTTGTTCAGCACAGCATCAGCAGCACCACAGCTGGTGACTTTGACGGGCATCCAGCATGAGTACCAGGGATACAACAATTGCGGCCCCACCACCCTGGGCATGTACCTGTCCTACTGGGGCAGTCCTCTGAGGCAACAGAACATCGCTCCGATCCTCAAACCCAACACACAGGACAAAAACGTCAGTCCGCAGCAGATCGTGAAGTACGTGCAGTCCAAAGGCTTCAAGGTGCATCACGGTCTGGCAGGCAACAGTGGAACCCTCAAACAACTGCTGGCAGCCAGAATTCCCGTGATGGTCGAAACCTGGATGGAAGACCCCACAGAGGGCGGAATGGGCCATTACCGATTGCTGGTGGGCTACAACGACAAAGCGGGGCACTTTCTGGCCCACGATTCCTACCTGGGTCCCAACCTGAAGCTGCCGTACCGCCAGTTTGACCAGCGCTGGCAGGTGTTCAACCGCACCTTTCTGGTGGTCTACCCCAGAAGTCAGGCGAAGAAAATCGAGACCTTGCTGTCCTGGCGCACCTCCAGCATCAGGACCAGGAAGCATGCCCTGAAAGTCGCCCTGACAGAAACACGCAGCACTCCAGGCAACCCTTACGCCTGGTTCAATCTGGGCAGCACCCTCACCCGCCTGAACAGCCCCATTTCTGCCCTCAAAGCATTCAGGAAAGCGGAGAAACTGGGACTGCCGGAACGCATGCTCTGGTACCAGTTTGAACCCTTCCAGGCGTACAGCCAGCAAAAACAGCCCCAGAAGGTTCTGCAACTGGCCCGTCAGGTGCTCAGGAAAGCCCCGGACCATGAAGAGGCCCTGTACTGGCGGGGACAGGCGCATCTGCAACTGAACCAGAAATCAGCAGCAAAACAGAGTTTCAGGCAGGCCCTCAAATTCCGTCCCACTTTTGGCCGGGCTCAGGAAGCCCTGAAAGGAACGGAGGGATGA
- a CDS encoding helix-turn-helix transcriptional regulator, with amino-acid sequence MLRLSLPSSFGVATYPPGATFGPRHLQDFEFVWVLEGHARYVADGLEHPLPAGSLLLCRPCNTDFFSWDPMHHTRHAYFHFQVHQTPDHWPVMEYWPVVRLLDGSSVLSPLFEHLLACAETAPAEHLEHLVSLMLTAFVDGHTATRRSQEQWPRTLEQVMRHVQVTLDTDSRHAFSLEELSGVVSVTPEYLCRLFKKHTGHAPLEWVRLLRLDRALSLVTRTNYTFGEISDLMGFASPFHFSRRFKLAYGLSPREVRENARAGRPVPASRLVLVKH; translated from the coding sequence ATGCTCAGACTGTCCCTGCCTTCCAGTTTCGGGGTGGCCACCTATCCCCCCGGAGCGACCTTCGGCCCGAGGCACCTGCAGGATTTTGAATTCGTGTGGGTGCTTGAGGGCCATGCCCGGTATGTTGCAGATGGGTTGGAACACCCTCTGCCTGCAGGAAGCCTGCTGCTCTGCAGGCCATGCAACACGGATTTTTTCAGCTGGGACCCCATGCACCACACCCGGCACGCTTACTTCCATTTTCAGGTGCACCAGACCCCCGACCACTGGCCTGTCATGGAGTATTGGCCTGTGGTGCGTTTGCTGGACGGCTCCAGTGTGCTCTCTCCCCTGTTTGAGCACCTGCTGGCCTGCGCGGAGACTGCCCCTGCAGAGCACCTTGAGCACCTCGTCAGCCTGATGCTGACGGCTTTTGTGGATGGGCACACTGCCACCAGGCGTTCACAGGAGCAGTGGCCCCGCACGCTGGAGCAGGTGATGCGGCACGTTCAAGTGACACTGGACACGGATTCCAGGCATGCTTTCTCGCTGGAGGAATTGTCTGGTGTGGTGTCGGTGACCCCGGAATACCTGTGCCGCCTGTTCAAAAAACACACAGGCCATGCCCCTCTGGAGTGGGTGCGCCTGCTCAGGCTGGACCGTGCCCTTTCGCTGGTCACCCGCACCAACTACACCTTCGGTGAGATCAGTGACCTGATGGGGTTCGCGAGTCCCTTTCATTTTTCACGGCGGTTCAAACTGGCATATGGCCTCTCTCCCCGCGAGGTGAGGGAAAATGCCCGTGCAGGAAGACCTGTCCCTGCTTCACGTCTGGTGCTGGTGAAGCACTGA
- a CDS encoding phytanoyl-CoA dioxygenase family protein: protein MTVTLTPTHQKYTVSVDEFRTFREQGFLVLKGLLSEEEVLELRQHTEDLMQGKLPEQTGQAANWTPGMETGTTEQTLAAPPEHLSPEEKAAFFLRIHMLHRKLSLHERYLLHPRVLDVLEALIGPDVLALQSMLFIKGPGKPGQGWHQDSYYIPTEPDTLCGAWIAIDDVDEYNGAMWFAKGSQQEPIYPPVSGQYGFGQHNLQGTVEVAGVSNPNDEENDLSRIADRYDQLLVSAKAGDVVFFGGHVLHRSKKNMTLDRFRRSFVGHYCNARSFTQWGEDETVGLKDPTTGMTNSSHILARGDTHLPFAKPRFGTPCAALLSPEERKSASGTSTRMMGDMDGGMMGEMPIDPNLRDDD, encoded by the coding sequence ATGACTGTGACCCTCACACCCACCCACCAGAAATACACCGTTTCTGTCGATGAATTTCGCACCTTCCGGGAACAGGGCTTCCTGGTGTTGAAAGGCCTGCTTTCCGAAGAAGAAGTCCTGGAACTGAGGCAGCACACCGAAGATTTGATGCAGGGCAAGCTTCCAGAGCAAACAGGCCAGGCAGCCAACTGGACCCCTGGCATGGAGACCGGGACCACCGAACAGACCCTGGCTGCCCCTCCAGAACACCTCTCCCCAGAGGAAAAAGCGGCGTTTTTTCTGCGCATCCACATGCTGCACCGAAAGCTCTCCCTGCACGAGCGTTACCTGCTGCACCCTCGCGTGCTCGATGTCCTTGAAGCATTGATCGGTCCAGATGTGCTGGCCCTGCAGAGCATGCTGTTTATCAAGGGACCGGGCAAACCCGGTCAGGGGTGGCACCAGGACAGCTATTACATCCCCACCGAGCCCGACACCCTGTGCGGGGCCTGGATCGCCATTGACGACGTGGACGAATACAACGGCGCAATGTGGTTTGCAAAGGGAAGCCAGCAGGAGCCCATTTATCCTCCGGTGTCCGGTCAGTATGGATTCGGGCAGCACAACCTGCAAGGCACCGTGGAAGTCGCAGGTGTGAGCAATCCCAATGACGAGGAAAACGACCTGTCGCGCATTGCGGACCGTTACGATCAGCTTCTGGTGTCTGCAAAGGCCGGGGATGTGGTGTTCTTCGGGGGGCACGTGCTGCACCGCAGCAAGAAGAACATGACCCTGGACCGCTTCCGCCGCTCTTTTGTGGGCCATTACTGCAATGCCAGATCCTTCACCCAGTGGGGCGAAGATGAGACGGTGGGCCTCAAAGACCCCACCACGGGCATGACCAACAGTTCCCACATCCTGGCCCGGGGGGACACCCACCTGCCTTTTGCAAAACCCCGTTTTGGCACCCCCTGTGCAGCCCTCCTGAGCCCTGAAGAGCGCAAATCTGCGTCTGGAACCAGCACCCGCATGATGGGTGACATGGACGGCGGCATGATGGGTGAGATGCCCATCGACCCGAACCTGAGGGACGACGATTGA